From the Halorhabdus utahensis DSM 12940 genome, one window contains:
- a CDS encoding NAD(P)/FAD-dependent oxidoreductase, with product MTEDIVVVGGGTGGTVLANRLAEKLGPAIDAGDASVTVINDGEHQHYKPAYLYVPFGKKTVEEAKRPLSDLLDRRVDLRVDRVTEIDTDDKAVALEGGESLAYDHLVLATGANLDPDAVPGLTEGGHHFYGPEGAESLRDELADFEEGHLVLSVIGVPHMCPAAPLEFVFMADDWLRKRGLREDVEITYTYPIQRAHGLESIADWATPKLDERDITLETFFNAEAVDPDEGVLETMEGNELEYDLLVAIPPHTASDLVSEAGLGDTWVEVDRATLEAEHAEDVYAIGDVADVPTSKAGSVAHYEAGVVADRIASRVRGETPTSVYEGKTVCFIETGMDEATFVEFGYGSEPTMREPSKPVHWAKLGYNESYWLTARGLL from the coding sequence ATGACCGAAGACATCGTCGTCGTCGGTGGCGGCACCGGCGGCACCGTCCTGGCGAACCGCCTCGCCGAGAAACTCGGGCCGGCGATCGACGCCGGCGACGCCAGCGTGACCGTGATCAACGACGGCGAGCACCAGCACTACAAACCCGCCTACCTCTACGTCCCCTTCGGGAAGAAGACCGTCGAGGAGGCCAAACGACCGCTTTCGGATCTCCTCGATCGACGCGTCGATCTGCGCGTCGACCGCGTGACGGAGATCGACACCGACGACAAGGCCGTCGCGCTCGAAGGCGGCGAGTCACTCGCCTACGACCACCTGGTGCTCGCTACAGGCGCGAATCTCGATCCCGATGCGGTGCCGGGCCTCACCGAGGGCGGGCATCACTTCTACGGTCCCGAGGGTGCCGAGTCCCTCCGGGACGAACTCGCCGACTTCGAGGAAGGTCACCTCGTGCTGTCGGTCATCGGCGTGCCACACATGTGTCCGGCGGCCCCCCTGGAGTTCGTCTTCATGGCCGACGACTGGCTGCGCAAGCGCGGGCTCCGGGAGGACGTCGAGATAACCTACACCTATCCCATTCAGCGGGCCCACGGCCTCGAATCCATCGCCGACTGGGCGACGCCCAAACTCGACGAGCGGGACATCACCCTCGAGACGTTCTTCAACGCCGAGGCGGTCGATCCCGACGAAGGAGTCTTAGAGACGATGGAGGGCAACGAACTGGAGTATGATCTCCTCGTCGCCATCCCGCCACACACGGCCAGCGATCTCGTGAGTGAGGCGGGCCTGGGCGATACCTGGGTCGAGGTCGACCGCGCGACGCTGGAAGCCGAACACGCCGAGGACGTCTACGCCATCGGTGACGTCGCCGACGTCCCGACGAGCAAAGCCGGCAGCGTCGCCCACTACGAGGCGGGCGTCGTCGCCGACCGCATCGCCAGCCGGGTTCGCGGGGAGACGCCAACCTCGGTCTACGAGGGCAAGACAGTCTGCTTCATCGAGACGGGGATGGACGAGGCCACGTTCGTCGAGTTCGGCTACGGTAGCGAGCCGACGATGCGCGAACCCTCGAAACCCGTCCACTGGGCGAAACTGGGGTACAACGAGTCCTACTGGCTGACCGCCAGGGGACTCCTGTGA
- a CDS encoding sulfurtransferase — MTDIVTTAWVADRLGDVHLVDVRDAWEYEGIGHLPGAVSISFDSFRASEGDEGMLPGEDVFADLLSDAGIALEDDIVAYDDTHGVFAARFLVTAELYGHDPDRLHLLDGDFSAWQRDHPTTDEVPDVTPTAYEVDRPAESTLVGREAVAAAIDTDAVIVDTRERWEYEEGHIPGAVQVDWRDLVDDETRGIKPREEIEAILEPKGITPESRIVLYCNTARRISHTYVVLKHLGYRDLAFYEGSLTEWEAAGEPIETAE; from the coding sequence ATGACTGATATCGTCACGACAGCGTGGGTCGCCGATCGGCTGGGGGACGTCCACCTTGTCGACGTCCGGGATGCCTGGGAGTACGAGGGGATCGGGCACCTCCCCGGTGCAGTGTCGATCTCCTTCGACTCGTTCCGGGCCAGCGAGGGCGACGAGGGCATGTTGCCCGGCGAGGACGTCTTCGCCGACCTGCTGTCGGATGCGGGGATCGCACTCGAGGACGACATCGTCGCCTACGACGACACCCACGGCGTCTTCGCCGCGCGGTTTCTCGTGACTGCGGAACTCTATGGTCACGACCCCGACCGGCTACACCTGCTCGACGGGGACTTCAGCGCCTGGCAGCGCGACCACCCGACGACCGACGAGGTGCCCGATGTAACTCCCACCGCGTACGAGGTCGATCGACCGGCCGAGTCGACGCTGGTCGGTCGCGAAGCCGTCGCGGCGGCCATCGACACCGACGCGGTGATCGTCGACACGCGCGAGCGATGGGAGTACGAGGAGGGACACATCCCCGGCGCGGTTCAGGTCGACTGGCGGGACCTCGTCGACGATGAAACTCGCGGGATCAAACCACGCGAGGAGATCGAGGCGATCCTCGAACCGAAGGGGATCACACCCGAGAGCCGGATCGTTCTCTACTGCAATACTGCCAGGCGGATCAGCCACACCTACGTCGTCCTAAAGCACCTGGGGTATCGGGACCTCGCGTTCTACGAGGGGAGCCTCACGGAGTGGGAAGCGGCCGGCGAGCCGATCGAGACGGCCGAGTAG
- a CDS encoding RNA-binding domain-containing protein, with translation MSEVYSVDVEITAPVYDTEVTDRVADAITNVFPNADVEQRPGELHAETHDLAHFSELLHRREILDTARGVFFDTLQGDRFSFTLKKQAAFEGVVTFSVGEPDELGEIHVSVRVEEPDVESFIDHIAPPTQDGRPIDPDRSA, from the coding sequence ATGAGCGAAGTCTACAGCGTCGACGTCGAGATCACGGCCCCGGTCTACGACACCGAGGTGACCGACCGGGTCGCCGACGCGATCACGAACGTCTTCCCGAACGCCGATGTCGAGCAGCGACCCGGCGAACTCCACGCTGAGACCCACGATCTAGCGCACTTTTCGGAACTCCTCCACCGGCGGGAAATCCTCGACACCGCTCGGGGCGTGTTCTTCGACACGCTGCAGGGCGATCGGTTCAGCTTCACCCTGAAGAAACAGGCGGCCTTCGAGGGCGTCGTGACGTTCTCGGTCGGCGAACCCGACGAACTCGGCGAGATCCACGTCAGCGTCCGGGTGGAAGAACCAGACGTGGAGTCGTTCATCGACCACATCGCACCGCCAACTCAGGACGGCCGACCGATCGATCCCGACAGGAGCGCCTAA
- a CDS encoding magnesium transporter — protein MLPVLLVLTTIEIGSGLVLETFEADLLAYPSLLILVPVTIGTAGNLGSILAARLSTAFHLGTLSFAVDDDRLLGNAVATVALALTVFPVIGVGAWGLGVLTGGPSLPVTTVLAVAVTSGAVLSVLAVAVTVVATYVAYRLELDPDDVVIPVVTNVCDVLGVVVLFVVVQVLV, from the coding sequence ATGTTACCGGTCTTGCTCGTGTTGACCACGATCGAGATCGGTAGCGGCCTCGTCCTGGAAACCTTCGAGGCCGATCTGCTGGCCTATCCATCCCTCCTGATTCTCGTGCCCGTCACGATCGGGACGGCGGGGAATCTCGGATCGATCCTCGCCGCGCGACTCTCGACGGCGTTTCACCTCGGGACGCTTTCCTTTGCCGTCGACGACGATCGATTGCTAGGCAACGCCGTTGCCACGGTCGCGCTCGCGCTGACGGTCTTCCCGGTGATCGGCGTCGGTGCCTGGGGACTGGGCGTCCTCACCGGCGGCCCCTCGCTCCCGGTGACGACGGTGCTGGCTGTCGCCGTCACCAGCGGCGCGGTGCTGTCGGTGCTGGCCGTCGCGGTGACCGTCGTGGCGACGTACGTCGCCTACCGGCTGGAACTCGACCCCGACGACGTGGTGATCCCCGTCGTCACGAACGTCTGTGACGTGCTGGGGGTGGTGGTGCTGTTCGTCGTCGTCCAGGTGCTCGTCTAG
- a CDS encoding DUF1641 domain-containing protein, which translates to MSDSESEPTDGAAERTDDATEAGTDQPADLESLVADNPEEVARLLERLGLVNDLLDAADVATSAMDDEMVQSLAGTGTNLAMAADGMATDETVQLGEAVGENADDLAEGVETVAQLQRTGTLDDLLELAELASLASAAMDDEMVMSLASTGTRLGEVADTAADDDVARGLEDVLAALGEASSDEPERVGAIGLVKAVRDPDVQAGLGVVISLARALGQQTRDDPTA; encoded by the coding sequence GTGAGCGATTCCGAATCAGAACCGACGGATGGCGCAGCCGAGCGGACGGACGACGCGACCGAAGCTGGCACCGACCAGCCTGCGGATCTCGAATCCCTGGTTGCAGACAATCCCGAAGAAGTCGCCCGATTGCTCGAACGCCTCGGGCTGGTCAACGACCTGCTGGACGCCGCCGACGTCGCCACGTCGGCGATGGACGACGAGATGGTCCAATCGCTGGCCGGCACGGGCACCAATCTCGCGATGGCCGCCGACGGCATGGCGACCGACGAAACCGTTCAGCTCGGCGAAGCGGTCGGCGAAAATGCCGACGACCTCGCCGAGGGCGTCGAGACGGTCGCACAGCTCCAGCGGACGGGGACGCTCGACGATCTGCTGGAACTGGCCGAGTTGGCCTCGCTTGCAAGCGCAGCCATGGACGACGAGATGGTGATGTCCCTGGCCTCGACCGGAACCAGACTGGGCGAGGTCGCCGACACCGCCGCGGACGACGACGTCGCCCGTGGGCTGGAAGACGTGCTGGCTGCACTCGGCGAGGCGAGCAGCGACGAACCCGAGCGAGTCGGCGCGATCGGGCTGGTGAAGGCCGTTCGGGATCCGGACGTCCAGGCCGGACTGGGCGTCGTGATTTCCCTCGCTCGGGCGCTCGGACAGCAGACGCGAGACGACCCGACCGCGTAG
- a CDS encoding magnesium transporter yields MTIREVAVRAYREGLPALSASLVGGLLAGVVLGGMRAELTAIDGLLVLVPALLATRGNVYGSLGARIATALHQGFLEPRLGDADDRLLRAVAAAIGNGLLASAFAAVVATAALAWLARPAAGLPVLLTVAVISGLLSGIALATTVVVVVFAGFRRGYNPDTLVGPLVTTAGDVFGMAALLIAARLVIWGVG; encoded by the coding sequence ATGACCATCCGCGAGGTCGCCGTCAGGGCCTACAGAGAGGGGCTGCCGGCGTTGTCTGCGAGTCTCGTGGGCGGCTTGCTCGCGGGGGTCGTCCTCGGCGGCATGCGGGCGGAACTCACTGCCATCGACGGATTGCTCGTCCTGGTTCCGGCGTTGCTCGCCACCCGGGGGAACGTCTATGGCTCGCTTGGGGCGCGGATCGCGACCGCGCTCCACCAGGGGTTTCTCGAACCGCGATTGGGCGATGCTGACGATCGGTTGCTTCGGGCAGTGGCGGCGGCGATCGGAAACGGCCTGCTCGCCAGTGCCTTCGCGGCAGTCGTCGCGACGGCCGCGCTTGCCTGGCTGGCCCGGCCTGCCGCCGGCCTGCCAGTCCTCCTGACTGTCGCCGTCATCTCCGGGTTGCTCTCCGGCATCGCGCTGGCGACGACTGTCGTTGTCGTCGTCTTTGCGGGCTTCCGGCGCGGATATAACCCCGATACGCTGGTCGGCCCGCTGGTGACGACCGCGGGCGACGTCTTCGGGATGGCCGCCCTGCTGATCGCCGCCAGGCTGGTCATCTGGGGGGTGGGCTAA
- a CDS encoding DUF47 domain-containing protein → MAGKSDFGQELETQTDAYLDTLKDCLGLLPQLLEEYEAGEDFEATVERIGELESEGDTMIRSIISSITNSDPEDMGLLNTRINYNQSGLIEFYKQVDSLANVTERIADEIAMMQPPTDTDCYQGLREMAEHVADMTETLEEVVERFVHGLGTTSGSDTLYDEIKAIRDMESRCDSIKNDVIRTAFADEGTAEALMYRELAILFDDLANTMEDVTDQIIVIASDEPGLVTEVDPSEE, encoded by the coding sequence ATGGCCGGAAAATCCGACTTCGGGCAAGAGCTCGAAACGCAGACGGACGCGTACCTCGATACCCTCAAGGACTGTCTCGGGTTGCTCCCACAGTTACTCGAAGAGTACGAGGCCGGTGAGGACTTCGAGGCGACCGTCGAGCGCATCGGCGAACTGGAGAGCGAGGGGGATACGATGATCCGCTCGATCATCAGTTCGATCACGAACTCCGACCCCGAGGACATGGGGCTACTCAACACCCGGATCAACTACAACCAGTCGGGACTCATCGAGTTCTACAAGCAGGTCGACTCGCTGGCGAACGTCACCGAGCGCATCGCCGACGAGATCGCCATGATGCAGCCGCCGACTGACACCGACTGTTACCAGGGACTGCGCGAGATGGCCGAACACGTCGCCGACATGACCGAGACCCTAGAGGAGGTCGTCGAGCGCTTCGTCCACGGCCTCGGGACGACCAGCGGCTCGGACACCCTCTACGACGAGATCAAGGCGATCCGGGATATGGAGAGCCGATGCGATTCGATCAAAAACGATGTCATCCGGACGGCCTTCGCCGACGAGGGGACCGCGGAGGCGCTGATGTACCGTGAACTCGCCATTCTCTTCGACGACCTCGCCAACACGATGGAGGACGTCACCGATCAGATCATCGTCATCGCGAGCGACGAGCCGGGGCTGGTCACCGAAGTCGATCCGAGCGAGGAATAG
- a CDS encoding sulfurtransferase TusA family protein: MSDTPTPDVEIDSRGAACPGPLMDLIGKVKEVDAGTTIELLTSDEGSKNDVPEWLEEAGHELLEVQAEDDYWAIYIETT; encoded by the coding sequence ATGAGTGACACACCAACCCCCGACGTCGAGATCGATTCCCGCGGTGCAGCCTGCCCCGGTCCGCTGATGGACCTGATCGGCAAAGTCAAAGAGGTCGATGCAGGGACGACGATCGAGTTGCTCACGAGCGACGAGGGCTCGAAGAACGACGTGCCCGAGTGGCTCGAGGAGGCCGGCCACGAGTTGCTCGAAGTACAAGCGGAAGACGACTACTGGGCCATCTACATCGAGACCACATGA
- a CDS encoding AI-2E family transporter, with translation MSPSRRVLVLAGLFGAISLLAILTLWSVFWTVFFAITVAYVLYPVRRRLAARGLGPRVAAGLSTAVAFVGALGVLAPLGYAVYVRRSAFFDMVGDLPPEFSITVLEMSHTIDVTTVVDVVRETAGSMALDAASAAPVLALKFFLFVLLVYALLLKPRMPARAARRVVPAEYHDVVQALHERLRDTLFGLYVLQGATGVGTFVIALPVFFLLGYDAAVTLAVLSGVLQFVPIIGPSVLIGVLVLTEVLAENVTAAILVGVVGFVFVAGLPDVLIRPRLSAVAADLPGSLYFIGFTGGVLSMGAIGIIAGPVVVALLAESVELLASEQHPDAVEPAEP, from the coding sequence ATGTCACCGTCTCGCCGCGTTCTCGTGTTAGCCGGGCTGTTCGGTGCGATATCACTGCTGGCGATACTGACGCTCTGGAGCGTGTTCTGGACGGTCTTTTTTGCTATCACGGTGGCGTACGTCCTGTATCCGGTCCGTCGTCGACTCGCCGCCAGGGGTCTCGGTCCCCGAGTCGCTGCGGGACTCAGCACAGCCGTCGCCTTCGTCGGCGCGCTTGGCGTGCTCGCCCCGCTCGGGTACGCGGTCTACGTCCGGCGGTCCGCCTTCTTCGATATGGTCGGGGATCTACCCCCGGAGTTTTCGATCACCGTCCTGGAGATGAGCCACACGATCGACGTCACGACGGTGGTGGACGTGGTTCGGGAGACAGCCGGGTCGATGGCACTCGATGCGGCGAGTGCCGCGCCCGTCCTCGCGTTGAAGTTCTTCCTGTTCGTGCTGTTGGTGTACGCTCTCCTGCTCAAGCCGAGAATGCCGGCGCGGGCAGCCCGACGGGTCGTTCCCGCCGAGTACCACGACGTCGTCCAGGCGCTCCACGAGCGGCTCCGTGACACGCTCTTCGGGCTGTACGTGTTGCAGGGGGCGACCGGCGTCGGCACTTTCGTCATCGCCCTACCGGTATTCTTCCTGCTTGGATACGACGCTGCGGTCACGCTCGCGGTGTTGAGTGGCGTCTTACAGTTCGTCCCGATCATCGGTCCGAGCGTGTTGATCGGCGTGCTCGTGCTCACGGAAGTCCTCGCCGAGAACGTGACGGCGGCCATTCTCGTCGGCGTCGTCGGCTTCGTGTTCGTCGCCGGGTTGCCGGACGTTCTCATCCGTCCGCGACTCTCGGCAGTCGCGGCCGATCTGCCGGGAAGCCTCTACTTCATCGGGTTCACCGGCGGCGTCCTCTCGATGGGGGCCATCGGCATCATCGCCGGACCGGTCGTGGTTGCGCTACTCGCTGAATCGGTGGAACTACTGGCATCGGAACAGCACCCGGACGCCGTCGAACCGGCCGAGCCGTGA
- a CDS encoding AAA family ATPase, with the protein MTVFGIVGLPGSGKSEAAAVARELDVPVVTMGDVIRGACRDRGLDPATHHGEVAKALRAENGPAAIAEASLPHIEDGLEDSEHVVVDGIRSDVEVERFQAAFGEEFLLVSVEAPFETRADRLDLRGRDASVEDGGESLQDRDERELGFGMGEAMEMADVTIENVDSLADFQERIETLLTDGPSALADDERIELAEGNA; encoded by the coding sequence ATGACAGTCTTCGGAATCGTGGGGCTACCGGGCAGCGGGAAGAGCGAGGCCGCGGCGGTGGCCCGCGAGCTGGACGTGCCGGTCGTCACGATGGGCGACGTGATCCGGGGGGCGTGTCGCGACCGCGGACTCGACCCGGCGACCCACCACGGCGAAGTGGCGAAGGCACTCCGGGCGGAGAACGGCCCCGCCGCCATCGCCGAGGCGTCGCTCCCCCACATCGAGGACGGACTCGAAGACAGCGAGCACGTCGTCGTCGACGGGATCCGGTCGGACGTCGAAGTCGAACGCTTCCAGGCGGCCTTCGGCGAGGAGTTCCTGCTCGTCAGCGTCGAGGCCCCATTCGAGACGCGGGCCGACCGGCTCGACCTCCGCGGCCGGGATGCGAGCGTCGAGGACGGGGGCGAGAGCCTGCAAGACCGCGACGAGCGCGAACTCGGTTTCGGCATGGGCGAGGCGATGGAGATGGCCGACGTGACGATCGAGAACGTCGACAGTCTCGCGGACTTCCAGGAGCGCATTGAGACACTATTGACCGATGGCCCGTCGGCGCTGGCCGACGACGAGCGTATCGAACTCGCGGAGGGAAACGCATGA
- a CDS encoding NADH-quinone oxidoreductase subunit NuoE family protein: MATLERVKQSVRSAGSDAGADSGVIPADAGVEDVCDDEIETVREVLVDVPTAKEGVIPALQDVQEEYGYLPKFTMELIAEHTGTSIAHVYGTASFYSQFHMEPRGDHTIKVCTGTACHVKGADEVSEAFCDELDVDLQDVTDDGKFTVDHVRCIGACSLAVAVMVGDEVYGDVQPDEVDQVIEEYR, translated from the coding sequence ATGGCAACGCTAGAACGCGTCAAACAGTCAGTGCGGTCGGCGGGGTCCGACGCCGGGGCTGATTCCGGCGTCATTCCGGCCGACGCCGGGGTCGAGGACGTCTGTGACGACGAGATCGAGACGGTCCGGGAAGTTCTCGTCGACGTCCCGACTGCCAAGGAGGGGGTCATTCCGGCGTTGCAGGACGTCCAGGAGGAGTATGGCTATCTGCCGAAGTTCACGATGGAGCTCATCGCCGAGCACACCGGGACGTCGATCGCACACGTCTACGGGACGGCGTCGTTTTACTCGCAGTTTCATATGGAGCCCCGTGGCGATCACACGATCAAGGTCTGTACGGGCACGGCCTGTCACGTGAAAGGTGCCGACGAAGTCTCGGAGGCCTTCTGTGACGAACTCGACGTCGACCTCCAGGACGTAACCGACGACGGGAAATTCACCGTCGATCACGTCCGGTGTATCGGCGCGTGTAGTCTCGCCGTCGCCGTCATGGTCGGTGACGAGGTCTACGGCGATGTCCAGCCAGACGAAGTCGATCAGGTCATCGAGGAATACCGCTAG
- a CDS encoding sulfurtransferase translates to MTEYANDVLVSAEWVEDNLSEFESDDPAHRLVEVDVDTEAYDEAHAPGAIGFNWESQLQDQTTRDILSKADFEDLLGSHGISEDSTVVLYGDNSNWFAAYTYWQFKYYGHDDVKLLDGGREYWVENDYPTTSEEPDFSAVEYDASGPRESIRAYREDVENAIERGLPLVDVRSPEEFRGDILAPPGLQETAQRGGHVPGAQNISWAAVTNDDGTFKDFDELAELYSDYGIDGDSTTVAYCRIGERSSVAWFALHELLGYDDAINYDGSWTEWGNLVGAPIEKGEADD, encoded by the coding sequence ATGACTGAGTACGCAAACGACGTTCTCGTCTCCGCGGAATGGGTCGAGGACAACCTTTCGGAATTCGAAAGTGACGATCCGGCGCATCGACTGGTGGAAGTAGACGTCGACACCGAAGCATACGACGAGGCCCACGCCCCCGGCGCGATCGGGTTCAACTGGGAGAGCCAGCTCCAGGATCAGACGACGCGGGACATCCTCAGCAAGGCGGACTTCGAGGACCTGCTGGGTTCCCACGGCATCAGCGAGGACTCGACGGTCGTCCTCTACGGTGACAACTCCAACTGGTTTGCCGCCTACACCTACTGGCAGTTCAAGTACTACGGCCACGACGACGTGAAGCTGCTCGACGGCGGTCGCGAGTACTGGGTCGAGAACGACTATCCGACCACGAGCGAGGAGCCTGACTTCTCGGCCGTCGAGTACGACGCAAGCGGGCCGCGAGAATCCATCCGTGCGTATCGCGAGGACGTCGAGAACGCCATCGAGCGTGGCCTGCCGCTGGTCGACGTTCGAAGCCCAGAGGAGTTCCGCGGCGACATCCTCGCGCCGCCGGGCCTCCAGGAGACGGCCCAGCGCGGCGGTCACGTCCCGGGTGCCCAGAACATCTCCTGGGCGGCCGTCACGAACGACGACGGCACGTTCAAGGACTTCGACGAGCTGGCAGAGCTCTACAGCGACTACGGCATCGACGGCGACTCCACGACGGTCGCCTACTGCCGGATCGGCGAGCGCTCCTCGGTCGCCTGGTTCGCCCTGCACGAGCTGCTGGGCTATGATGACGCCATCAACTACGACGGTTCCTGGACCGAGTGGGGCAATTTGGTTGGTGCCCCGATAGAGAAAGGCGAGGCGGACGACTGA
- a CDS encoding HAD family hydrolase, whose amino-acid sequence MGTAIYFDLDGTLLTFAEPYEEVVADVLADYVTEPSEAVETYFATFDEHFDALESDPYRAGMVAVCEHEDIEADTDPDALVDALREAECERTQVSDDARASLDALGEANALGVLTDGVADFQRAKLDQHDLLDHFETVIASYDVGAHKPDASMFDRAREAIDAEEYVMVGDSDADIEGARAAGFTPVRVERGEDVPDFWTTLRALA is encoded by the coding sequence ATGGGGACGGCCATCTACTTCGACCTGGACGGGACACTACTCACGTTCGCAGAACCGTACGAGGAGGTCGTCGCGGACGTTCTCGCGGACTACGTCACCGAGCCGAGCGAGGCAGTCGAGACGTACTTCGCGACCTTCGACGAACACTTCGATGCACTCGAATCCGACCCCTACCGGGCCGGAATGGTAGCCGTCTGTGAGCACGAGGACATCGAGGCCGACACCGACCCGGATGCGCTGGTCGACGCCCTCCGCGAGGCCGAGTGTGAGCGCACGCAGGTCAGCGACGACGCTCGCGCAAGCCTCGATGCGCTCGGCGAAGCGAACGCGCTGGGCGTGTTGACTGACGGCGTCGCCGATTTTCAGCGTGCCAAGCTGGACCAGCACGATCTTCTCGACCACTTCGAGACCGTGATCGCCTCCTACGACGTGGGCGCACACAAGCCCGACGCGTCGATGTTCGACCGCGCACGCGAGGCGATCGACGCCGAGGAGTACGTCATGGTGGGGGACAGCGACGCCGATATCGAAGGTGCCCGCGCGGCCGGATTTACGCCGGTCCGGGTCGAACGCGGCGAGGACGTGCCGGACTTCTGGACGACATTGCGGGCGCTGGCCTGA